The Candidatus Poribacteria bacterium region GTCATTAGGTCATTCGGCTGCGCCGTCGACCACAAATGACTATAAATGACAACAAATGACTAAATAATATGAGGTGTGATATGGCAAGGATTTACTATGATAAGGATGCGAATCTCGATCTGCTTAAGGACAAAGTCATAGCCATCATCGGCTATGGCAGTCAGGGCCATGCTCAGGCGCAGAACCTGCGCGATAGCGGCCTGAACGTCATCGTCAGCGAGCTCGAGGGAACGCCGAACTACGATCTCGCCAAACAACACGGTTTCGAGCCCGTCTCCGCTGCCGAGGCGGCCGAGAAAGGGGATTTGATCCAGATGCTCGTGCCCGATTACGTACAGCCCGATCTTTATAGAAGCGCCATTGCGCCGCATATGAAGTCCGGCAAGATCCTCGGTTTCTCACATGGGTTTAACATCCATTTCAACCAGATCACCCCGCCCAAAGAGGTGGACGTGATAATGGTTGCGCCCAAGGGTCCGGGACACCTCCTGCGAAGCGAGTTCGAGCGCGGAGCCGGTGTGCCGTGTCTGATCGCCGTCCAGCAGGATGCCTCCGGCAAAGCGAAGGAGATAGCTTTAGCCTATGCTAAGGGTATAGGCGGAACCAAGGCGGGCGTGATCGAGACGACATTCAAGGAGGAAACCGAGACGGACCTCTTCGGCGAACAGGTGGTTTTATGTGGGGGCGTGACCGAGTTGGTCAAATCGGCCTTCGATATCTTGGTGGAGGCAGGGTATCAGCCGGAGATCGCATACTTCGAGTGCATGCATGAGCTCAAGCTGATCGTGGATCTGTTCTATCAGGGAGGAATCAGCTACATGCGATACTCCGTCAGCGACACCGCCGAATACGGAGACCTGACCAGAGGGCCAAGGGTGATCAACGACTCCGTCCGAGCCGAGATGAGAAAGATCCTCCAGGAGATACAGAGCGGAGAGTTCGCCAGGGAATGGATACTGGAGAACAGGGCGGGGAGGCCCGTCTTCAACGCCCTAAGGGGTAAAACGAAGGAATACCTCATCGAAAAGGTTGGAAAGAAACTGCGCCGGATGATGCCCTGGATCGAAGCGAAAGAAATCGAAGATTAAAGGATTAAAGGGGTAAAGGATTAAGATCAAACTCCTTTACCCCTCCGATGTCCTATTCTCCCTCGATGAGCTCCCCGCCTTTTTTCAGGTAGGCGATAGCGTTTCGTGAGACCTCGACCTTCACGTCCTCTGCTACCCTCAGAACGACGATATCATCGGTCAAACCGACTATCGTGCCGTGCAGCCCGCCAACGGTGACAACCTGATCGCCTTTGGAGAGATTCTGAAGCATGTTCTGATGTTTTTTCTCCTTGATCCTCTGAGGTCTGATTATCAACAGATAGAAGATCAAGAAGATCAATATCAAAGGCATCAAACTTGAGATAAACCCCATATCTACCTCCTAGTCATCTACTCCGGTCTTAACTTATACAATGAGCGGGTGTATAAAGTCAACACCTTTATCCGAAACATCAACCTTGATTTTGGTCGCCACAACCTTTATCATATCGCGTACACGGAGGAGGGAAATATGAGCCTATTTTATCTGATCTTCAGGGAGATAGCTCATAGGAAGTTTAACTTCCTCTTCAGCCTCTTGGCCGTCCTGACGGCGGTGGCCCTGTTCATATTCTTCCATACAACCGGAAGAGCTGCCAGAGAAGAAGCAAGGGTGGTGTTGAAGAACATGGGGTTTAACCTGAGGATAATCCCGAAGGACACCGATATGGATAAATTCTGGGCTGAGGGGTTCTCCGAACACACTATGCCCGAGGATTACGTCTACCGCTTCGCCAAACAGAAGGGGCTCTATTACAACCATCTGATGGCGACCCTGCAGAGAAAGACGACGTGGCGAGGTAAAAGCGTTATACTGACCGGAATCCTGCCCGAGGTCTCTCCCCCCGGAAAGAAGAAAAAACCCATGAGCTTCTCCGTCAAACCCGGAACGGTCTACATCGGTTATGAGATCGCACGGAGCCTGGGGATTAAGGAGGGGGATGTGATAGATCTTCTCGGCGAACGCTTCACGGTGGCTAAAGCGCTCTCCCAGACCGGCAGTATGGATGATATCCGTATCTACGGGCATCTTCACGATATTCAAAGGATATTGGGCCTGAAGGGGAGGATAAACGAGATAAAGGCTCTGGAGTGTGTCTGTTACATACAGTCGCCTGAGGAATTCCGGAGAACCCTGCACAGGCAACTCGCTCAGCTCCTTCCTGATGCGAAGGTAATAGAGCTCCAGGCCATCGCCCTGGCGCGGCGAAATCAGAGATGGATGATAGAGAGGTATTTCTCCACCGTTATGCCGTTTGTAATCGTCGTCTGTGCTGTGTGGATCGGCGCTCTGGCGATGATGAACGTCAGGGATAGGAGATACGAGATAGGCATCATGCGGGCCCTGGGATATGGCTCGGGCAAAATCGCCCTGCTGTTTCTGGGCAAGGCGATCGTGATAGGTCTGATCGGCGCCGCTTTAGGATTCCTGGTCGGCACACTGCTCTCTCTAACACTGGGACCCGACATATTCAAGGTGACGGCCAGGATGATAAAGCCGATATACGGTCTTCTGGGTTGG contains the following coding sequences:
- the ilvC gene encoding ketol-acid reductoisomerase, which codes for MARIYYDKDANLDLLKDKVIAIIGYGSQGHAQAQNLRDSGLNVIVSELEGTPNYDLAKQHGFEPVSAAEAAEKGDLIQMLVPDYVQPDLYRSAIAPHMKSGKILGFSHGFNIHFNQITPPKEVDVIMVAPKGPGHLLRSEFERGAGVPCLIAVQQDASGKAKEIALAYAKGIGGTKAGVIETTFKEETETDLFGEQVVLCGGVTELVKSAFDILVEAGYQPEIAYFECMHELKLIVDLFYQGGISYMRYSVSDTAEYGDLTRGPRVINDSVRAEMRKILQEIQSGEFAREWILENRAGRPVFNALRGKTKEYLIEKVGKKLRRMMPWIEAKEIED
- the yajC gene encoding preprotein translocase subunit YajC translates to MGFISSLMPLILIFLIFYLLIIRPQRIKEKKHQNMLQNLSKGDQVVTVGGLHGTIVGLTDDIVVLRVAEDVKVEVSRNAIAYLKKGGELIEGE
- a CDS encoding ABC transporter permease — translated: MSLFYLIFREIAHRKFNFLFSLLAVLTAVALFIFFHTTGRAAREEARVVLKNMGFNLRIIPKDTDMDKFWAEGFSEHTMPEDYVYRFAKQKGLYYNHLMATLQRKTTWRGKSVILTGILPEVSPPGKKKKPMSFSVKPGTVYIGYEIARSLGIKEGDVIDLLGERFTVAKALSQTGSMDDIRIYGHLHDIQRILGLKGRINEIKALECVCYIQSPEEFRRTLHRQLAQLLPDAKVIELQAIALARRNQRWMIERYFSTVMPFVIVVCAVWIGALAMMNVRDRRYEIGIMRALGYGSGKIALLFLGKAIVIGLIGAALGFLVGTLLSLTLGPDIFKVTARMIKPIYGLLGWSLIAAPAFAALSSFIPAMVAVTQDPALTLREG